A genomic segment from Sorangium aterium encodes:
- a CDS encoding enoyl-CoA hydratase-related protein, whose amino-acid sequence MSEAPPVKLDRRGAVAVLTIDRADRRNALSRDALLTFGRLGRELVDDPEVRAIVITGAGDKAFCAGADLKERQGMSPDDVRRQVGLYRTELGVLARSPKPVIAAINGVAFGGGLELALICDLRVAAPHAELALPETSLGIIPGAGGTQRLPRVVGEARAKEMILLGRKLTAPEALSWGLVNRVSPEGTPVVDDAIAWIEPIASGAPVAQAAALGAIDDGYDVPLSLGLEIERVHYDETLRSEDRLEALRAFAEKRKPVYKGR is encoded by the coding sequence ATGTCGGAAGCCCCTCCCGTGAAGCTCGACCGGCGCGGCGCGGTCGCGGTGCTCACCATCGATCGGGCGGATCGCCGCAACGCGCTCTCCCGGGACGCGCTGCTCACCTTCGGCCGCCTCGGGCGCGAGCTCGTGGACGACCCGGAGGTGCGCGCGATCGTGATCACGGGCGCCGGGGACAAGGCGTTCTGCGCCGGCGCCGACCTCAAGGAGCGGCAGGGCATGAGCCCCGACGACGTCCGGCGCCAGGTGGGCCTGTACCGGACGGAGCTCGGGGTGCTCGCGCGGAGCCCCAAGCCGGTGATCGCGGCCATCAACGGCGTCGCCTTCGGCGGGGGGCTGGAGCTCGCGCTGATCTGCGATCTCCGGGTGGCGGCGCCGCACGCCGAGCTCGCGCTGCCGGAGACGTCGCTCGGCATCATCCCGGGCGCGGGCGGCACGCAGCGTCTGCCGCGGGTCGTCGGCGAGGCGCGGGCGAAGGAGATGATCCTGCTCGGCAGGAAGCTCACCGCGCCCGAGGCGCTCTCCTGGGGCCTCGTGAACCGGGTATCGCCCGAAGGGACGCCGGTGGTCGACGACGCGATCGCGTGGATCGAGCCGATCGCGAGCGGCGCGCCCGTCGCGCAGGCCGCGGCGCTCGGGGCGATCGACGACGGCTATGACGTGCCGCTCTCGCTCGGGCTCGAGATCGAGCGGGTCCACTACGACGAGACGCTGCGCAGCGAGGATCGGCTGGAGGCGCTGCGCGCGTTCGCCGAGAAGCGGAAGCCGGTCTACAAGGGGCGGTGA